A window from Gopherus flavomarginatus isolate rGopFla2 chromosome 4, rGopFla2.mat.asm, whole genome shotgun sequence encodes these proteins:
- the LOC127049859 gene encoding uncharacterized protein LOC127049859 isoform X2, translated as MEPFYLYDIRAVTSNKTIERIISPMAAQLCHLMIAAEWDGVNNEHLADLEKAAEELAKATEELAYVARRVAQESNDELLAGEMLPAAKSLLASGRSILLVAQKLHIQPDVQSHQEELIHSAKRVLMETVKILQLEDDAAVRRITQAAHWLRDCLTALEFAGDIPALLAAFHDFSESLLLLNNLTERRIQELRDSPPQKYLAQTLQILRKCVPMLHAAKHSHLKHPQDQQVSGSKNYIFHLMDSTIKELISLLTNTTRNKELLERNGLFSQDLSQLLGLLFNPNPAHLAEGEFSLCVETVIFHCMLLANSSRPSIKLQLIKHCHHLLMLKKSISNYGSIMEELPAQSQLECNLEEKCHAMRVEVEILDQTMLTAVLCQILDTFTDINEPLKRLMEAALEPTTVQYSPAGEDGFLRKLQPLITAFFSHAHQMLKVANFVLARCTNLKIFKEIEDRVDCLNRLLATVPLFLTEMSKDPNKINIQEQLQTFYQRWAWTTESLLACVDETINLPEFLDLSIQEMADHRQCCEQELESQNSGRFSWHAAHMTSRAARVIQVTNRFVDKVRDPIFKNGLLVLVKQLEISILEVRTATSHCLEGISCLQTRNAFSKRVKHLMDSTRNVREGLDESNHPDILSPLREQIRSLDIPKELCCFSAQDHIELRPPDVIKQSTTHNTELVEEFLSEQLPSATSPLEMLPRAGNLNPGRVDLHPVINELITAAKKHDMTAVNTACCGLLELSDCCVDAAQEALPIVKSPLLEKLTHYRKIVLLTPSVISLAREIGPNPVSRADRLLPTAVLLSEKICETNQCLVAVAGSWYSLVQQLFCMVAPADFLKSKQTLDEIMRTLATVVQLAADVAHTDCKEECTIVPKIQERFVRVQAKFTRAQTNTKHLLEKALSSDCFHSHQDHLEGICLLWSVSIQVLLGAVDQFTGRDVLFLGELRNTMKHKLRLRDVLAAVSESSLRIQEAARLSCLACAEHSVQRDILALREEVKVLTEALLQVVDVLSVSPVPATNLSIRAELLQRELAVRVKALLLLLTSTNREYTRVIQSILILAWPPARAQGGDGMMVKQAGQIMANVQLVKTTIEDALENTAHLKMRESLLSLTDHLLLLTAELLGRAGEQLQSQQDKELVQLDYIAWEWSAKAHYVVTQLQSVKDIDKAALELIKQCLQNSESRAVANQCHGKAELSPAKIPSTKHQNLTHQANSANAWPTMSESRGLTARDAFEIMLLIDSPNDSHSTSSEQGKEATPAALPEDAGQWQDDSNKMSQVTKEMATGMSHMARFLKRKGPITTKEQLTACASQMASNGQVFVRFGHLIAKNCLDERCATELLCVTEQIQTISNQLRIISRVKAATAGSKCSAELLVNNAQNLFQVVLQSLKAAEAACVKGLQKPDPDSEAAEAAAFCIQWKKKLLWHRVKETLNSDRDEFGLRRTRAGCEPTLTAMVQEPSSQN; from the exons ATCCTCCAGCTCGAAGATGATGCTGCAGTGAGGAGGATTACCCAGGCCGCTCATTGGCTTCGGGATTGCCTGACTGCACTCGAGTTTGCAGGAGACATACCAGCCCTGCTGGCAgctttccatgacttttcagagtCCTTGCTCTTGCTGAACAATTTGACAGAAAGACGCATCCAAGAGCTCCGAGATTCTCCTCCTCAGAAGTATTTGGCCCAGACGCTGCAGATCCTTAGGAAGTGTGTTCCGATGTTGCATGCTGCAAAACACAGTCACCTGAAGCACCCCCAGGACCAGCAAGTGAGTGGTTCCAAAAACTACATTTTTCATTTGATGGATAGCACCATAAAGGAACTGATTTCCTTGCTGACAAACACCACCAGAAACAAGGAACTACTGGAAAGAAATGGGCTCTTTTCccaggacctgagccagctgcTGGGCCTCCTGTTCAACCCAAACCCTGCTCACCTAGCTGAGGGCGAATTCAGTTTGTGTGTGGAAACAGTGATCTTCCACTGCATGCTTTTAGCTAACTCATCAAGGCCAAGTATTAAGCTGCAGTTGATAAAGCACTGCCATCATCTCCTAATGCTCAAGAAAAGCATTTCCAACTATGGCAGCATAATGGAggaactgccagcacaaagccAACTAGAATGTAACCTAGAAGAGAAATGTCATGCGATGAGAGTTGAGGTGGAGATTCTTGATCAAACCATGCTCACTGCTGTTTTGTGTCAGATTCTGGAcactttcacagacattaacgaaCCCCTGAAAAGGTTAATGGAGGCTGCACTGGAACCTACTACTGTGCAATATTCTCCTGCGGGAGAGGATGGATTTCTAAGAAAACTTCAGCCTCTTATTACTGCCTTCTTCAGTCATGCTCATCAAATGCTCAAAGTGGCAAATTTTGTTCTGGCCCGGTGCACCAACCTCAAAATCTTTAAAGAAATTGAAGATCGTGTAGACTGTTTAAATAGACTCCTTGCCACGGTGCCTCTATTCCTCACGGAAATGAGCAAAGATCCTAATAAGATTAACATCCAGGAACAACTACAAACCTTCTATCAAAGATGGGCTTGGACAACAGAAAGCTTGTTAGCGTGTGTTGATGAGACAATCAACTTGCCCGAATTCCTCGATCTGTCTATTCAGGAAATGGCCGATCACAGACAGTGTTGTGAACAAGAACTAGAGAGTCAGAACTCTGGAAGGTTTTCATGGCATGCTGCGCATATGACCAGCCGAGCTGCTCGCGTGATCCAAGTTACTAACAGATTTGTGGATAAAGTCAGAGATCCCATTTTCAAGAATGGTTTGTTAGTTTTAGTTAAGCAACTGGAAATCTCCATTCTGGAAGTGAGAACTGCTACTAGCCACTGTTTAGAAGGCATCTCTTGTCTACAAACTAGAAACGCATTTTCAAAGAGAGTAAAGCATCTGATGGACTCCACTCGAAATGTCAGAGAGGGGCTGGATGAGTCCAATCATCCAGATATTCTGAGTCCGCTTCGGGAACAAATTCGGAGCCTTGACATTCCAAAAGAGCTGTGTTGCTTTTCAGCCCAGGACCACATAGAGCTCAGACCACCAGATGTCATAAAACAGAGCACTACTCACAATACTGAATTAGTGGAAGAATTTTTAAGTGAACAGCTTCCGTCAGCCACCTCTCCTCTTGAGATGCTTCCAAGAGCAGGTAACTTAAACCCAGGAAGAGTGGATTTACATCCTGTAATCAATGAACTCATCACTGCAGCAAAGAAACATGACATGACTGCTGTAAACACTGCTTGCTGTGGTTTACTTGAACTTTCCGACTGTTGTGTAGATGCAGCTCAGGAAGCCTTACCAATTGTCAAGTCGCCACTCCTGGAAAAGCTGACCCACTACAGAAAGATAGTTCTATTAACGCCATCTGTTATTAGCTTAGCTAGGGAGATAGGTCCAAACCCAGTTTCCAGAGCAGACAGACTTCTTCCAACAGCTGTTCTGTTATCAGAGAAGATTTGTGAAACTAACCAATGCCTGGTGGCTGTGGCAGGCTCTTGGTACAGTCTAGTCCAGCAGTTGTTCTGCATGGTAGCTCCAGCAGACTTTCTGAAGAGCAAACAAACTTTGGATGAGATAATGCGGACGTTAGCAACAGTTGTTCAGCTAGCGGCTGATGTTGCACATACAGATTGTAAAGAGGAGTGCACCATAGTTCCTAAGATTCAGGAAAGGTTTGTACGGGTCCAAGCAAAATTCACACGTGCTCAGACTAATACAAAGCATTTACTTGAAAAGGCACTGTCTTCTGACTGCTTCCATTCTCACCAGGACCATCTCGAGGGGATCTGCCTTCTTTGGTCTGTCAGCATACAGGTGCTCCTGGGTGCTGTGGATCAGTTCACAGGACGAGATGTTTTGTTCTTAGGTGAATTGAGGAACACAATGAAGCACAAGCTTCGCTTGCGGGATGTCCTGGCAGCTGTCTCTGAGAGCTCTTTGAGAATACAGGAGGCAGCCCGGCTGTCCTGTCTTGCCTGTGCTGAACACAGCGTGCAGCGTGACATCCTAGCGCTCCGGGAGGAGGTGAAGGTACTAACTGAAGCTCTGCTGCAAGTAGTGGATGTTCTGTCTGTCTCCCCAGTGCCTGCTACAAACTTGTCCATTCGTGCTGAGCTGCTCCAACGAGAGCTTGCTGTGAGAGTGAAAGCACTTCTGCTCCTCCTGACCAGCACCAATCGGGAGTACACGAGGGTCATCCAAAGCATCCTCATACTGGCTTGGCCTCCTGCACGTGCCCAGGGAGGTGACGGAATGATGGTTAAACAGGCAGGTCAGATAATGGCAAATGTCCAACTGGTCAAGACCACCATAGAAGATGCTTTGGAGAACACAGCTCATCTAAAAATGCGGGAAAGCCTGCTCTCCCTGACAGACCACCTTCTCCTCCTTACTGCTGAGCTGCTAGGAAGAGCTGGTGAGCAGCTTCAAAGCCAGCAGGACAAGGAACTGGTCCAGCTAGACTACATTGCATGGGAGTGGTCTGCTAAAGCTCACTATGTGGTGACACAGCTTCAGTCAGTGAAGGACATTGATAAAGCCGCCTTGGAGCTCATTAAGCAGTGTTTACAAAACAGCGAGTCACGTGCTGTTGCAAACCAATGTCATGGCAAAGCAGAGCTCTCCCCAGCCAAGATACCCAGCACCAAACACCAGAATCTCACACACCAAGCCAATTCAGCAAATGCCTGGCCTACCATGAGTGAATCCAGAGGTTTAACTGCCAGGGATGCCTTTGAAATCATG CTCCTGATTGACTCTCCAAACGACTCCCACTCCACTAGCAGCGAGCAGGGCAAGGAAGCCACTCCTGCTGCCCTGCCAGAGGATGCTGGACAGTGGCAGGATGACAGCAATAAAATGTCCCAAGTCACCAAGGAAATGGCCACTGGGATGTCTCACATGGCACGGTTTCTAAAGAGGAAGGGACCAATAACG ACCAAAGAGCAGCTCACTGCCTGTGCTAGTCAAATGGCTTCCAATGGGCAAGTGTTTGTCAGATTTGGCCACCTGATTGCAAAGAACTGCCTAGATGAAAGATGTGCAACCGAATTGCTGTGTGTCACTGAGCAAATCCAAACAATCAGCAACCAGCTCAGAATTATTTCCAG gGTAAAAGCAGCAACAGCAGGGAGTAAGTGCTCTGCTGAACTACTGGTGAACAATGCACAGAATCTGTTTCAAGTGGTCCTACAGTCCCTGAAGGCAGCAGAGGCTGCGTGCGTCAAA GGTTTGCAAAAGCCAGATCCTGACTcagaagcagcagaggcagctgcctTTTGTATTCAGTGGAAGAAAAAGCTGTTGTGGCACAGAGTCAAAGAAACTTTAAACTCAGATAGGGATGAATTCGGACTTCGCAGAACACGTGCAGGGTGTGAACCCACCCTTacagctatggttcaggaaccATCGTCTCAGAATTAA
- the LOC127049859 gene encoding catenin alpha-like isoform X5 produces MLPAAKSLLASGRSILLVAQKLHIQPDVQSHQEELIHSAKRVLMETVKILQLEDDAAVRRITQAAHWLRDCLTALEFAGDIPALLAAFHDFSESLLLLNNLTERRIQELRDSPPQKYLAQTLQILRKCVPMLHAAKHSHLKHPQDQQVSGSKNYIFHLMDSTIKELISLLTNTTRNKELLERNGLFSQDLSQLLGLLFNPNPAHLAEGEFSLCVETVIFHCMLLANSSRPSIKLQLIKHCHHLLMLKKSISNYGSIMEELPAQSQLECNLEEKCHAMRVEVEILDQTMLTAVLCQILDTFTDINEPLKRLMEAALEPTTVQYSPAGEDGFLRKLQPLITAFFSHAHQMLKVANFVLARCTNLKIFKEIEDRVDCLNRLLATVPLFLTEMSKDPNKINIQEQLQTFYQRWAWTTESLLACVDETINLPEFLDLSIQEMADHRQCCEQELESQNSGRFSWHAAHMTSRAARVIQVTNRFVDKVRDPIFKNGLLVLVKQLEISILEVRTATSHCLEGISCLQTRNAFSKRVKHLMDSTRNVREGLDESNHPDILSPLREQIRSLDIPKELCCFSAQDHIELRPPDVIKQSTTHNTELVEEFLSEQLPSATSPLEMLPRAGNLNPGRVDLHPVINELITAAKKHDMTAVNTACCGLLELSDCCVDAAQEALPIVKSPLLEKLTHYRKIVLLTPSVISLAREIGPNPVSRADRLLPTAVLLSEKICETNQCLVAVAGSWYSLVQQLFCMVAPADFLKSKQTLDEIMRTLATVVQLAADVAHTDCKEECTIVPKIQERFVRVQAKFTRAQTNTKHLLEKALSSDCFHSHQDHLEGICLLWSVSIQVLLGAVDQFTGRDVLFLGELRNTMKHKLRLRDVLAAVSESSLRIQEAARLSCLACAEHSVQRDILALREEVKVLTEALLQVVDVLSVSPVPATNLSIRAELLQRELAVRVKALLLLLTSTNREYTRVIQSILILAWPPARAQGGDGMMVKQAGQIMANVQLVKTTIEDALENTAHLKMRESLLSLTDHLLLLTAELLGRAGEQLQSQQDKELVQLDYIAWEWSAKAHYVVTQLQSVKDIDKAALELIKQCLQNSESRAVANQCHGKAELSPAKIPSTKHQNLTHQANSANAWPTMSESRGLTARDAFEIMLLIDSPNDSHSTSSEQGKEATPAALPEDAGQWQDDSNKMSQVTKEMATGMSHMARFLKRKGPITTKEQLTACASQMASNGQVFVRFGHLIAKNCLDERCATELLCVTEQIQTISNQLRIISRVKAATAGSKCSAELLVNNAQNLFQVVLQSLKAAEAACVKGLQKPDPDSEAAEAAAFCIQWKKKLLWHRVKETLNSDRDEFGLRRTRAGCEPTLTAMVQEPSSQN; encoded by the exons ATCCTCCAGCTCGAAGATGATGCTGCAGTGAGGAGGATTACCCAGGCCGCTCATTGGCTTCGGGATTGCCTGACTGCACTCGAGTTTGCAGGAGACATACCAGCCCTGCTGGCAgctttccatgacttttcagagtCCTTGCTCTTGCTGAACAATTTGACAGAAAGACGCATCCAAGAGCTCCGAGATTCTCCTCCTCAGAAGTATTTGGCCCAGACGCTGCAGATCCTTAGGAAGTGTGTTCCGATGTTGCATGCTGCAAAACACAGTCACCTGAAGCACCCCCAGGACCAGCAAGTGAGTGGTTCCAAAAACTACATTTTTCATTTGATGGATAGCACCATAAAGGAACTGATTTCCTTGCTGACAAACACCACCAGAAACAAGGAACTACTGGAAAGAAATGGGCTCTTTTCccaggacctgagccagctgcTGGGCCTCCTGTTCAACCCAAACCCTGCTCACCTAGCTGAGGGCGAATTCAGTTTGTGTGTGGAAACAGTGATCTTCCACTGCATGCTTTTAGCTAACTCATCAAGGCCAAGTATTAAGCTGCAGTTGATAAAGCACTGCCATCATCTCCTAATGCTCAAGAAAAGCATTTCCAACTATGGCAGCATAATGGAggaactgccagcacaaagccAACTAGAATGTAACCTAGAAGAGAAATGTCATGCGATGAGAGTTGAGGTGGAGATTCTTGATCAAACCATGCTCACTGCTGTTTTGTGTCAGATTCTGGAcactttcacagacattaacgaaCCCCTGAAAAGGTTAATGGAGGCTGCACTGGAACCTACTACTGTGCAATATTCTCCTGCGGGAGAGGATGGATTTCTAAGAAAACTTCAGCCTCTTATTACTGCCTTCTTCAGTCATGCTCATCAAATGCTCAAAGTGGCAAATTTTGTTCTGGCCCGGTGCACCAACCTCAAAATCTTTAAAGAAATTGAAGATCGTGTAGACTGTTTAAATAGACTCCTTGCCACGGTGCCTCTATTCCTCACGGAAATGAGCAAAGATCCTAATAAGATTAACATCCAGGAACAACTACAAACCTTCTATCAAAGATGGGCTTGGACAACAGAAAGCTTGTTAGCGTGTGTTGATGAGACAATCAACTTGCCCGAATTCCTCGATCTGTCTATTCAGGAAATGGCCGATCACAGACAGTGTTGTGAACAAGAACTAGAGAGTCAGAACTCTGGAAGGTTTTCATGGCATGCTGCGCATATGACCAGCCGAGCTGCTCGCGTGATCCAAGTTACTAACAGATTTGTGGATAAAGTCAGAGATCCCATTTTCAAGAATGGTTTGTTAGTTTTAGTTAAGCAACTGGAAATCTCCATTCTGGAAGTGAGAACTGCTACTAGCCACTGTTTAGAAGGCATCTCTTGTCTACAAACTAGAAACGCATTTTCAAAGAGAGTAAAGCATCTGATGGACTCCACTCGAAATGTCAGAGAGGGGCTGGATGAGTCCAATCATCCAGATATTCTGAGTCCGCTTCGGGAACAAATTCGGAGCCTTGACATTCCAAAAGAGCTGTGTTGCTTTTCAGCCCAGGACCACATAGAGCTCAGACCACCAGATGTCATAAAACAGAGCACTACTCACAATACTGAATTAGTGGAAGAATTTTTAAGTGAACAGCTTCCGTCAGCCACCTCTCCTCTTGAGATGCTTCCAAGAGCAGGTAACTTAAACCCAGGAAGAGTGGATTTACATCCTGTAATCAATGAACTCATCACTGCAGCAAAGAAACATGACATGACTGCTGTAAACACTGCTTGCTGTGGTTTACTTGAACTTTCCGACTGTTGTGTAGATGCAGCTCAGGAAGCCTTACCAATTGTCAAGTCGCCACTCCTGGAAAAGCTGACCCACTACAGAAAGATAGTTCTATTAACGCCATCTGTTATTAGCTTAGCTAGGGAGATAGGTCCAAACCCAGTTTCCAGAGCAGACAGACTTCTTCCAACAGCTGTTCTGTTATCAGAGAAGATTTGTGAAACTAACCAATGCCTGGTGGCTGTGGCAGGCTCTTGGTACAGTCTAGTCCAGCAGTTGTTCTGCATGGTAGCTCCAGCAGACTTTCTGAAGAGCAAACAAACTTTGGATGAGATAATGCGGACGTTAGCAACAGTTGTTCAGCTAGCGGCTGATGTTGCACATACAGATTGTAAAGAGGAGTGCACCATAGTTCCTAAGATTCAGGAAAGGTTTGTACGGGTCCAAGCAAAATTCACACGTGCTCAGACTAATACAAAGCATTTACTTGAAAAGGCACTGTCTTCTGACTGCTTCCATTCTCACCAGGACCATCTCGAGGGGATCTGCCTTCTTTGGTCTGTCAGCATACAGGTGCTCCTGGGTGCTGTGGATCAGTTCACAGGACGAGATGTTTTGTTCTTAGGTGAATTGAGGAACACAATGAAGCACAAGCTTCGCTTGCGGGATGTCCTGGCAGCTGTCTCTGAGAGCTCTTTGAGAATACAGGAGGCAGCCCGGCTGTCCTGTCTTGCCTGTGCTGAACACAGCGTGCAGCGTGACATCCTAGCGCTCCGGGAGGAGGTGAAGGTACTAACTGAAGCTCTGCTGCAAGTAGTGGATGTTCTGTCTGTCTCCCCAGTGCCTGCTACAAACTTGTCCATTCGTGCTGAGCTGCTCCAACGAGAGCTTGCTGTGAGAGTGAAAGCACTTCTGCTCCTCCTGACCAGCACCAATCGGGAGTACACGAGGGTCATCCAAAGCATCCTCATACTGGCTTGGCCTCCTGCACGTGCCCAGGGAGGTGACGGAATGATGGTTAAACAGGCAGGTCAGATAATGGCAAATGTCCAACTGGTCAAGACCACCATAGAAGATGCTTTGGAGAACACAGCTCATCTAAAAATGCGGGAAAGCCTGCTCTCCCTGACAGACCACCTTCTCCTCCTTACTGCTGAGCTGCTAGGAAGAGCTGGTGAGCAGCTTCAAAGCCAGCAGGACAAGGAACTGGTCCAGCTAGACTACATTGCATGGGAGTGGTCTGCTAAAGCTCACTATGTGGTGACACAGCTTCAGTCAGTGAAGGACATTGATAAAGCCGCCTTGGAGCTCATTAAGCAGTGTTTACAAAACAGCGAGTCACGTGCTGTTGCAAACCAATGTCATGGCAAAGCAGAGCTCTCCCCAGCCAAGATACCCAGCACCAAACACCAGAATCTCACACACCAAGCCAATTCAGCAAATGCCTGGCCTACCATGAGTGAATCCAGAGGTTTAACTGCCAGGGATGCCTTTGAAATCATG CTCCTGATTGACTCTCCAAACGACTCCCACTCCACTAGCAGCGAGCAGGGCAAGGAAGCCACTCCTGCTGCCCTGCCAGAGGATGCTGGACAGTGGCAGGATGACAGCAATAAAATGTCCCAAGTCACCAAGGAAATGGCCACTGGGATGTCTCACATGGCACGGTTTCTAAAGAGGAAGGGACCAATAACG ACCAAAGAGCAGCTCACTGCCTGTGCTAGTCAAATGGCTTCCAATGGGCAAGTGTTTGTCAGATTTGGCCACCTGATTGCAAAGAACTGCCTAGATGAAAGATGTGCAACCGAATTGCTGTGTGTCACTGAGCAAATCCAAACAATCAGCAACCAGCTCAGAATTATTTCCAG gGTAAAAGCAGCAACAGCAGGGAGTAAGTGCTCTGCTGAACTACTGGTGAACAATGCACAGAATCTGTTTCAAGTGGTCCTACAGTCCCTGAAGGCAGCAGAGGCTGCGTGCGTCAAA GGTTTGCAAAAGCCAGATCCTGACTcagaagcagcagaggcagctgcctTTTGTATTCAGTGGAAGAAAAAGCTGTTGTGGCACAGAGTCAAAGAAACTTTAAACTCAGATAGGGATGAATTCGGACTTCGCAGAACACGTGCAGGGTGTGAACCCACCCTTacagctatggttcaggaaccATCGTCTCAGAATTAA